Genomic DNA from Magnolia sinica isolate HGM2019 chromosome 4, MsV1, whole genome shotgun sequence:
TTGAAGAGGAGAAAGGGGAGATTGAAGAGGAGATCAGGACCGTTGATTTCGATGAGATCGAGGAAGAGGTGGAAGTGGAGGAGGAGGTAAAGACGATCAAGGACCACATTGAGATCGACGCGGGGATGAAGGATCGGACGGCGGATAAGGTAGCTGAGAAGAGGGATTTGAAGGAGATCGCTGGGAGCTTCTGGGTTGCGGCCTCGGTTTTCAGCAAGAAATTGCGAAAGTGGCGACGCAAGAAGAAGAGGTGTGGGGATGACGGCGGGGATGGCACGGAGTCTGTCACGATGACGGTGCGGCGGGCTGAGAAGCGTGCGGCATCGTCGTCGCGGCGGTTCAGGGAAACCCAGTCGGAGGTGGCGGACTACGGGCACGGGCGGCGGTCGTGCGACACGGACCCTAGGTTCTCACTGGATGCGGGGCGGATCTCGTTCGACGATCCACGGTACTCGTTCGATGAGCCGAGGGCGTCGTGGGATGGGTACTTGATTGGCGGTGGGCGGGCCCTCGGAGTGTTACCGAGGGTGCCTCCGATGGGCTCGGTGGTGGAGGATGCCCCGGGCCTTATCCGGCGGTCGGATACTCACATCCCAGTCGAAGAGCCAATGAATTCGATCAGTGAGGATCCGACGACACCAGGCGGGTCGGTGCAGACACGGGACTACTACTTGGATTCCCCGTCGCAGAGGAGGCGGCCGAGCATAGACCGGTCTAGCTCGGTCCTGAAGGCCGGGCCCGTGGGGGTGGCGATGGAGGCTGATGAGTTGAAATCAGTTTCAAACTCGAAGGTCTCTCCGGCAAGTATGGATTACTTCCCAAAGATTGGAGCTGCCACGGTTGAGCGAGATTTGAGGGACTCGAACTCCAATTCTCTACGAGATGACTGTTCAGAGAGCTTTGAGTCTGCCTACAGAGATGCAGTGGGCCTGTCAGGTGGCGGGGCCCAGAAGGGCTTGAAGAAATCACGTCGATGGAGTAAGGCATGGAGCATTTGGGGACTGATAAACCGGCGGGGAAGTAgcaaagatgatgaagatgagagaTATAGCACCAGAGGGAATGTGGTTGACCGGTCGTTCTCGGAGTCTTGGCCAGAGCTGCGGAGAGAGGCTAACGGTGGTGACCCGAGAGGGGCATTCAATCAGAAGGTTTTCCGCAGCAATAGCAGCGTCAGTTCAAGGACTGCTTACAGCAATGGCGGGTTCGGAAGGAGTAGTAAAGAGACCAATGGGCATAGTAAGAAGAGGAGGGAAGAGTTTGTATTGGAGCGGAATCGGAGTGCTCGGTATTCTCCCAATCATATCGATAATGGGCTTCTGAGGCTTTACTTGACGCCGCTGCGCAGCAGCCGGAGGGGTGGTGGTGCTCCTGGTAAGAATAGGCCGAAAAACAGCTCGCACTCATTTGCTAGGAACATGCTGCGATTGTACTGAATCGGAGGCTGAGCCCCACCAGGTGTTCTCTCCGTTTCgactgttgatttttattttttttctcgaaatgatTTTTCTTTGTAAACGCGTTTGTGCACTTCTTGATCGTCAGTTAGATAAGCGCATTGTAATGTCGCCTTTGTATGTGCTTAGCATGCTATGTTAATCGCATAACGATGAGAATatcaatctgtttttttttttggtctctgATCATTTGATTGCTAATGCCTTGAAACTGTTGATTGCATTTCATATCAGTAATGGAAGCTTATGTCGTCTGTAAGAATGCAGATGTACTCCGAAGTTGATGCTACAAAAAGAGTATGCAATTTCAATATTGGCAATGGAATTTTAGTGCAGTACCGGACTACTGGTTCTTCTTTGTAGTTGTGTTTTTAAAATGGGATGCAATGAGAAGTGAAATTCTTGACATGCAAATTCCAGATCTTTGATGGGTCTTATGATTTCGGTCCAAAAATCTGATTGGGCTTGCAATGGGAGAGGAGTAATAGCGCATATCATCTTTAGCTTATTCAGGCACCATTCTCTGGGTGTCCTCCATGTGGGGGAAGCGCTCTTGCTTAGAGAATGTTGCAGTAAATTCTATAGTCAGAGCATAGCAGAAGTGACTCATCCAATGTCATCAAGTGGGTTAGAGAATTGGGTTCAGAGCTGTGGGATTTGAGCTAGGGCTACAACTTGAGTTCCGGTCAACCCAAACCCCAacctgagttcgggtcaggctctCAAGGTCCTTGGGTTGGGTTGAATTCGGTTTGAGCAAATTCGGattgggttgggaataatcacttgtatttgggttgggtcgggtttaGTACATAGGACTTTGGGTGGGGCACTTCACGTAGGAATCAGGTTTGGCCGGGTtgcgggttgggtcctcttgaggttgggttgggctcaggttgatgcccaacctgacccaaccatGCCCGAGTTGCACCCCAAATTGAGCTCTGTCTTTTCTTGAAATAAGTCCTCTAGCTTCTAGGTTAGATGTATTGTTTACTCATGATGGATGAGGCTGATTCTGGTTTTGGCGTCCATGTTGAGTCTCCAGGCGTTGTCCATACGACGGAGGTGTTCTTGCAGAGAGAAGACCTCTGTATTGCTAGAAGTAAATTCCACAGTCCTTTATATTGGAAGCAATTCGTCCAATGCCATCAAGCGGGTAAATGATTGAATTTTTGTTGTTAAGGAGCTTATCATTTAGTGCCATTTTTCAACCATTTCAAATACTTATGATCAAGATGGTCAAGTGCTTGCTTGGGGTTTTTAATGAGTAAATCGTGTATTTTGGGGCTTTTGAAAACCCACTTCCCCTTTTAACCTGACCCGAGTCTTGAGTTGAGCCATGGAATTTCTTTAGTACAAAATTGAGATTTTATATCCTTTGCCTGATTCTCATTAAATGAGTATCAACGAATAGATTGGCATTGTGAACCTCAGATCTGTTTCTTACTCGTCTATCTACCCGTTGGTGGCCGACCTCATGCACCCTCCTCTACTGCTAGATTTTATGATATAGATAGGCATGATGTTGTATACAATTTCAATGTGTACATATATGCATGAACGTACTGCTTTCAGTTCTTCGGTCAAGTGGTCATAGGCATCAACACTCACAGGCGAGCCTTCTTGCAGCTGATCCATTGGTGCTAGCTTCCTAAAATAGGAATAATCCTATTTAGGATTCTCTCTCTTGTTTCGTGGTTTTGGTGTGCAAGAAATTGTAACTCAGTAGAGACTTCTAACTGTAAAGCTTAGTGAGGTGACAACTCATACCGGTGGTTGAGCATCATTCCCTTTATTATTGGCCCACAGAGCATATGAATTTTGAGGTTCTGTCCTTGTATGCAATTTCTAGGAGGGCTGCAAGTTAGGTTTTggtcaacccgaacccaattgacccaacccAATTTTGGGTCATGTTGTTAAGgtccttgggttgggtttgggttgaaaaatgccaacctgatttgaaatcGGGTTGGATTTGGGTGGGGTTAGGTCAAGTTGGGCATACACACGTATTTGGGTCGGGTCAACTAGATGGTTCAATTATAGAGgttgggcaccttgggttggaatttgCATCATGGTTGcaagttgggtcctcttgaggtcaggtAGGGTttggttgaccctcaacccaacccaacccaacccaacccaacccagccgAGTTGCACCCCTACTTTCTATGGCTAATGGCTATATTACCTGTGTTTTCTTTTTACCATTTCTTACGTGGCAGTGGCTCATCCAGCATATGCGTATGAAATATGTGTAAATCAATCCTGAatatccaaattgtgggccctatTGTAGGTGGAtcatattccaaaaatcaaactgatcagaagatcttaaccatctgacaTTGGCCATTGAATTTGGACAGCTAGCCAATTTATGTTTAACCGTACATTTCAATGGTTAGGATGGTCTAATAATTTGTGGTTTTTTTAGCATATGCTCCATGCGCAAGGCCCCGACGATCGTATGCCATGTCCAATTTGGATGAGCCACCTAAGAAGTAGTGGAAAATGCACATAAGTCTTGCTCAATTCTCTATTTATTATTAGTCTGTGACTTGGAATGAGATCAACTTCAGTtggtgtttttttaatttttaaattttttttaaattttttatgtaaATCGGCTTACCTCTTGTGGTGTGATTTTCAGGAAGATCCCACATTTCATTTTCCTCGACATGTTATCGGAGATGGATTTAGCTCGTTTGGGATCTTCAAGCATGTATCAGATATGTAAAAGATTCTCTCTACTCCAAAATTCGTATTGGATTTGGATATTATATCTCAAGCTGTCATTCATGTGAATGAAGTTCCGTGATTCACGGAAATCCAATGCGTGACCTCTGTTCGATCCGTTTGTTGCCTTTAAATGCTCTATTATTGGGTGTTATACTAGAAAAAGTTGCAAATCTTTCAAAGCAACCAGTAGAATGGGACCCATGGAGAAAACAGCTGACAGCATGCGGCAGTTGCTTGATTGAAGCTCTGTAGATCTAAAACTAGTTACATGAACCTTGCCAAccttcaaatattttttttttttaaaaaaacaacttTGGTAGGTCTTGAATCTTTAATCTTTATGCAGGAGCAGTCGAACAGCTATCCATTTCTCTTCTTTCAAGTATTATGGTCTGTTGATGGCATTGGAGTGTGGACAAACGGTGCCAGATGCTTAATGAAAAGAGGATCTGACAGGTGTTAAGATCTTGACGGCTGCCCAAAAGAAAATCCAACCTTTTCTTTTCCAGCTTGTACTGGACCAGACGACAGTGCTGTGGCCACTGCACAATAGCTTCGGTTCCTTACTACAATGAGGGAGGAATCGGAACACTCAAATGCATGGTGATAGAATTTTGTGGGCCATGCCATTAGAATTCTTCGGATGCATCCTGTTCGTTGGGCTAGAAGGTTATTAGAAATCAATGGCGTAAGCAATCCTGTCTGGTCTGAGAAGGCAGTTATGGCAGACCATGATCTAAAGAAAGCTCGAAGTGAGGGGTGAATGTCTGAAGGCATCGTTTGGAGAGGTTTTCTGTTGAATGTATCATCCAGATTGATGGCTGTGTGAGAATGAGGTGATGGGGATTGATAGTACATTGGTGGCCAGTGATGACTTGATTTGTGGACCCAGGTGGGGTTGCATGCCTGCCAGAATGGTTGAAATCTCAAGAACAGATATGTTGTCTCTTTTCTCCTTTTATTGTGGGGCTTGATCTCCTGTACGTGTAAGTGCTACTTGATCAAGAGATAAAATTGGTGGGCTCCATTGAAAAGATGCAAGAACTTGTGGGTATTTGatggcttttatatatatatatatatatatatatatatatatatatattccttttctCTTGGTGGAATGCTGTTATGGTGTGAATTCCATACTAGTTCTATAAAGGCCAATGTGCATGATGATGGCTATTGTTGATCTGGTGGCCACTGTGTGAATGGGCCATGGCTGAAAATCATTGTTTTTGGACTATCTAAAGCGATCTGATGTTTGTGAGTTTAGCCCGTCGAACGTGGGCGGTTGCTCATTCTTTTAATTGTCCATTCTGCACTGTCGATCGGATTGTCCCCGAAGTTCCATTGAGTTGTCTTTTGGATTATAGCCCGTCCACATTGCGTCCCGCCAAATCAACAGTCCACATCAACTACAGTATGGATGTTTTAGCATGCCTCATGTGCATCATTTTAtcattcctcttttcttctttatttttctttcactGTTGTGAAATTTTGAACTTTCTCTAATGAAAGTGGAAAGCGTGACAGCGACAACGGACAAGAAAAAGAGCTTTTGCCTTAAACGGGCTATTGGTGGCGAATCCAATGATAATGTATCGAATAATTCTGCTGCCATTCCTGTCTTTTCATTGTTCCcttattttgcaatatcattaaGGATGATCAAACCACCCCAAATTGCAAAAAGGCAAAAGGGATGCAGTTTGGTTGCGACGAAAATCGGCGTCGCTCTTTGAAACAGCACACTGCCCATGCAAATGCATTTTTCGGATTTTGGGAGAGGGGTGTTTTCTGTTTCTCTGTTGCCTGTGAGACATTCcatagtgtttgaaatatcaaaatgtaatgtATTGTATTGGGAATGTATGATGGGATGTTCGAAATACTATCAAAATGCAATATGAAGTgatttttttgaaataaattCCATATGtaatctttttattattattattatttatttatttatttttacacacctcacaccccatccccacacatgcacgcactcGCACCACAAGGGATGCTCAAGCCCataaccttgtgttgaaactctaatagtctaccactgaggcatggcAACAGTTGCAATTCCATGCATAATCGAATTTTTTGCATTTGGTGTGCTTTATTTTCAGCCTCTTTTTATTATGgcatttttttctttgaaagtttaAAAGGTTTTGGCAATTGATTATCTTTTCTCTTTAATTAAAACATGAATTGATGATTTTATGAATTATAATCCCATCACCCAAACATGATAAGGAGATTCTCTTCTTTGGATAATGAGTTTCCAATACAAATGGCTGGATGTCATACATTGTCTTCGTACAGCATATTGGAATGattatgagatttaaaaaaaaaaaaccattttattacttttttataattttgaagaaaatatATTTTACGTGGtgtaaaattaaattaaatttgcttaatttcattatttttctttgttaagtttagtttttattaattttcttttattatttttttaatcacccAACAAAATGACATTTTGAATATTGATATTGAGTGTGGCAGCCGAGAGAGCTAGAATGGTAGGGTGATTCTATCTCCACTGATGCCTTTCATGGATAGGAAGCAGATTGCTGTGGCATGATATggtccaagctctgtggggcccagtgtgatgtatttgttttatccatgccgtccattcattttgccagctcattttaggtatgagccgaaaaatgatgcagatccaaagcttaagtggaccaaactATAGAAAAGAGTAGGGAttggacgcccaccgttgaaaacttcttgggccacagaagttttggatcaagctgatatttgagttttcccttcatccaggtttgtgtgacgttatgaacaggttggatggaaaataaaacatcacggtgggccctaggaagttttcaactgtggtcgttcaatccccacagttttctatggtgtggtccacttgagctttcgatctccatcatttttcggctcatgcgctaaaatgagctggaaaaacggatggacggtgtggataaaatacatacatcatggtaggccccacagagtttgggACACGTCGTGCTATCCCCGTGGCTTTGGAATGCACACCTATTAGACAATCACATCCGTCGCTTCCTTCGATTATGCTGTTGAAAATCTAAAGTTAACTATTTTAGATTCCTACCATCACTTTCGCCAGTTGTGTAGGATGACGTGATCCATGTGTATTTTGAACCATTGCCATCCATAGTAGGATtaactagatggacggcttggattgcttGATGCTACAGGAACCTACGCGTGGATGGGATTTTCAAACCTttcagtagggcccaccgtgatgtaagggttttatccacgccgtccatccattttgatcaaaaaattgaggcagatccaagccgcagaagttttgatcaagctgatatttgtattttcggttcatccgggtctatgtgaccttatgatcaggttggatggaatataaacattatggtgggccctaggaaggtttcaacggtgggtgttattaCCACTAAtgcgcttcctgtggtgtggtccacttgagtttggatctgcctcatttttcggctcatcccctaaaatgacctgaaaaaaatggatggacggtgtggataaaacgcatacatcatggtgggccccacaatgccgATGCAATCCGCTTACCTTCTTGCTGCCATGCAACCCTCATTTGATCAACCTCCAGGGCTGAGGTAATGTATGCATGGGATACTGTTATGACTTGCTCTCCAGAGGATCCTACATACCtattttgatgatccaaaccatctatatgaTGGGCCATGTACCAAAATCTAAGAGATGGGAGAAATCGCAGCCCTTCAATTGGTGGGGAGCAAAACAGATGGTTATGAAAATAGAGGTTTTGTTAAGTCCCCACGCGTGCAGAAGCTATACACATTCACAAGCGGGGGAATGGGTCACAATGTGGCaggtgtgtgagatctgagctttccaacAGGTGAGCAATTCTATTTCTACCTTCTGGCATTAAAATCAGTTCATTTCACATCTTAGGTGGGCGACAACATATCAaagcaaatggatggctggaaAAATAATTAAATGTTGTATGTTTTGGCCCACCTGTACAAAAGATCTAAAAACTGTATACCTCGTGAGGATGTGCATGGGTCCACACGCCTTCAGACGCCAAGGCTGAAAATGCTAAAGCGCAGACAATGGGCTTGGCTAGCATTCGGGCCTTTGGGCCTGGCCCACCTTGGTCCTGCTTGCGTTTGAATATTAGGCATTAAGGAGAAACCCAGGCTTATATTAGAGGGGTTTATTTACTAGGGTGGGCCCGAATTGATCCAAAAAGCCCATTTCCCACTTCAAGCCGAGGACGTTTTTGTCATATACCAATGGACAGCCCAGGTCTTGCACAAAAGTACATGGTTAAGCTCAGGCCTTAGTGTTTTGGCCCATCACGGCCCAGCCCTTCACTCGGGCTTCGTTTTACTTTGCAAGGCGAAATGTGATGCATCAATGAAGCGTCGGGCTCAAGTCCATTCATGCTTCGGTTATCCGGGCTCAGGTCACGTGGGTCTAGACTCAGGGACTTAGATTTGGTAGTGACAGTTAGATTTGAATTGCGGAATTGATGAATTGTCTATGCATCAATAGTAGAGATCCAATGCTTTAATCTTAAAGTGTACTTGATTGGAAAGACATTCAGGATTCCTCAATGTAGCCGATGGAAATTTGGTTTTCCGTACCTCACACTTTTAGGAGAGACTTCAATAGGATTAGGCTTTCTCTCTTGTGTTGGTGAGAAGAATAAGATATTTATTTATAGGAAAGAGGgctagaagcttacccatcacacttctcacTTATAGAGACTTCACACCTTAAGTTTCCATATCCGGCTTAATAACTATGTATAGAGACCGCGGTTCAAGCGACCCACGTTAAAACCCATTTGCAATGATCACAACTGTAGTGGGCCCATTGAAACACTCAATCTGCATAATCCAATGATTAGTTTTAAaccgatgatcatgtgtggcccacttgataagagTTTTACACTGACCTCATATACCTAAAGTATGTAGCAGGCATGATGTGGCAGGATTTAATTAGTAAGCAGCCTTTTGCCAGCTAGTCATGAACATACTCCACTAATATCTTTCAAACAAAAACAAATTAAGTGGGGTCAGACTACACaatatgttcatccattttaacatatcattttacggcatgacccaaaaataaagtaaatccaaattttaggtcgACCCTACTACAGGAAGTAGTAGATATTGAATGCCCCACttttaaaaacttcatgaggctCCTCTTAGCCTATGTGtaatgtgtatttgccatccTAATCTGTGaataaggtcatacaaacatcaatgaagggaaaagacaaatatcagctcagtcctaaacttttgtggccccacaagaagttttaatggtcaatgacaATCGTTTCTCATTGTAcgggccacttgagatttatatctattttatttttgggctcatgatctaaaacaACCTAAAAAATACTGATGGACAGCATGTATATAGAATACATGGGCCCATTGTAAGGGCCGCATCCTGTGGGTCCAGGCACTTTTGGGTCCAGCTTGGTTCTTGAATATGTGGACCATATTCAATTGTGTTTTTTTAGCATCCGTCAATTCTAGTAGATCTTTAAATAAATCTAAGTTTTTAGTTGGATTCAGATCAGACAAAGTATTTTTAATGATTGGACTCACTTGATGGGTGGATTAGATGGGTTTTAATTAGGTTCAGATCAAACTGAAGTATTTAAATTAtcagacccacttgatggatggattagattggtTCTTAAATATGCGAACCATATTCAATTGTTTTTTAACCATCCGTTAATTCTAACGGATCTTTAAATCTAGGTTTTTAGTTGGGTTCAGATCAAGCAAAAGTATTTTAATGATCAGATCCagttgatggatggattagattggtTTTTAGTTGGGCTCAGATCAAGCAAACGTATTTAAATGATCAGATCCACTTGATGGATAGATCAGATTGGATGCCAATCTGCTCGTTTGAAGAGAGACCATTTACACACCACACTTGTCAAAGTCACCGTTTAAATGGTTTATGTCCtagatagaggtgggcatcatgTTGAGTCGGactagattgggtccaactcgactcgaactgaattttcaagaaaatgatCCGAACTTGATCCTATCCGGACCGAGTCCAGCAGggttgactcgatccgatccgaatcctTGTTGGCCTAACCCAAATTGAGTCC
This window encodes:
- the LOC131243945 gene encoding protein OCTOPUS; translation: MSLEPPPPPSRFSTCHLHPDQPVTGFCAACLRERLAGLEPASHRNPQSSSSVSSSTASALKAIFRATVSSDAAKIRAASASASNSCGLPELRRSKSFSGARADGIPVIFEPQRKSCDVRARNTLWSLFHQDDEKKCVSTDWGDIASSSTAPAPAPATADGRNVNLGFGEVKEEIEEEEGEIEEEKGEIEEEIRTVDFDEIEEEVEVEEEVKTIKDHIEIDAGMKDRTADKVAEKRDLKEIAGSFWVAASVFSKKLRKWRRKKKRCGDDGGDGTESVTMTVRRAEKRAASSSRRFRETQSEVADYGHGRRSCDTDPRFSLDAGRISFDDPRYSFDEPRASWDGYLIGGGRALGVLPRVPPMGSVVEDAPGLIRRSDTHIPVEEPMNSISEDPTTPGGSVQTRDYYLDSPSQRRRPSIDRSSSVLKAGPVGVAMEADELKSVSNSKVSPASMDYFPKIGAATVERDLRDSNSNSLRDDCSESFESAYRDAVGLSGGGAQKGLKKSRRWSKAWSIWGLINRRGSSKDDEDERYSTRGNVVDRSFSESWPELRREANGGDPRGAFNQKVFRSNSSVSSRTAYSNGGFGRSSKETNGHSKKRREEFVLERNRSARYSPNHIDNGLLRLYLTPLRSSRRGGGAPGKNRPKNSSHSFARNMLRLY